One window from the genome of Spiractinospora alimapuensis encodes:
- a CDS encoding ABC transporter substrate-binding protein: protein MKLRTRPLVALAGAHVLLLPLVGCGEDIENRDDPDSLVIYSAEEVVDFFAERYEGENSEVGIDVVKGSSGESVARVVAESDRPQGDIVVAGNDPATTNPDLFLENDDVDLSDVNPDYVDPEGYATPIVVFPVNFIYNDDVLDGDDVPETWEEMADPTWEGRIYMGNPTTSEAAYKAMATWWSIGGWDLVEGIAQNVVVTEGSTDPMRAVGNGEAAIGVGVEQQVYQWTNDDTIHAGYPTDGIVMHVQTWYQIANSPSPTNGANFMNYMLDPENQQVMVEEFPGMRSVLSDEPQSDVVPPLDELTIIEVPDEANENREEWNDTWRDIITAVE from the coding sequence GTGAAGTTGAGAACTCGCCCCCTCGTGGCACTCGCCGGTGCCCACGTGCTCCTTCTTCCACTTGTCGGTTGCGGTGAGGACATCGAGAACCGTGACGACCCCGACAGTCTGGTGATCTACTCCGCGGAGGAGGTCGTGGACTTCTTCGCCGAACGGTACGAGGGCGAGAACTCGGAGGTCGGAATCGACGTCGTGAAAGGCAGCTCGGGAGAATCCGTCGCCCGCGTCGTGGCGGAGAGCGACCGCCCCCAGGGCGACATCGTGGTCGCGGGCAACGATCCGGCGACCACGAATCCGGACCTTTTCCTCGAGAACGACGACGTCGACCTGTCCGACGTCAACCCCGACTACGTCGACCCGGAGGGATACGCGACCCCCATCGTGGTCTTCCCGGTGAACTTCATCTACAACGACGACGTACTCGACGGGGACGACGTGCCCGAAACCTGGGAGGAGATGGCCGACCCCACGTGGGAGGGGCGCATCTACATGGGCAACCCGACCACCTCAGAGGCCGCGTACAAAGCCATGGCCACCTGGTGGTCCATCGGCGGCTGGGACCTCGTCGAGGGAATCGCGCAGAACGTCGTCGTCACCGAGGGGTCGACCGACCCGATGCGTGCCGTGGGCAACGGTGAGGCCGCGATCGGTGTCGGCGTGGAGCAGCAGGTCTACCAGTGGACGAACGACGACACCATCCACGCCGGCTACCCCACGGACGGCATCGTGATGCACGTCCAGACCTGGTACCAGATCGCCAACTCCCCGAGCCCCACGAACGGGGCGAACTTCATGAACTACATGCTGGACCCCGAGAACCAGCAGGTCATGGTCGAAGAGTTCCCCGGGATGCGTTCGGTGCTGAGCGACGAGCCCCAGTCGGACGTGGTGCCTCCGCTGGACGAGCTCACCATCATCGAGGTTCCCGACGAGGCGAACGAGAACCGCGAGGAGTGGAACGACACCTGGCGCGACATCATCACCGCGGTTGAGTGA